The genomic interval GATCGGAGACGTCGGCGGCCCGTCGACATGACGACGTCGATCGATCCCTCGCCGTTCATTGACGGACCGTGATCCGGGCGGGCGGGCCTCGACCCGACGGCCGAACGCACCGCTGCACGCCGGGCCGGACGCACCGCTCCACGCGAGCCGGAGCCGCCGTCGGGCGCCGGTCGGGATCGGCCCGGCCGGTCAGTGGCGGAATCGGCCGGTCGGCACGGGATCGGGCTAGGCGGCGTAGCCGGCGAAGGTCTCCGGCGGATCCTCGGTCCGTTCGCCGGGCGCACCGGCGATATCGACGACCGCGGGCAGCATCCGGTGTGCACGGAACGCGACATTGGGCTTGTAGCTACTCACGTGACCCGGCACCAGACGCAGCCCGGGAATTGCCTCCGCGAGCCGCACGAGTGCGATCCGGGCCTCCAGACGGGCGAGTGCCGCCCCGATGCAGAAATGCGGACCGTAACCGAAGGAGAGATGATCCTTGACGTCGTCCCGGTCCGGATCGAACCGATCCGGACCGGTGAACGTCGCCGGGTCGCGGTTCGCGGCGCCGACGAGGAGCAGGCACCGTTGCCCGGCGGGGATGGTGACGCCGCCGATGGTGACCGGTCGCAGGGTGACCCGCAGCCAGCCGTCGATGGCCGGACCGAACCGGAGCGCCTCCTCCAGGAAGGCCGGCACGGAGGCCGGGTCGTCCGCGATCCGCTGCCAGCGGCCGGGCGTCGACAGCGCCTGTTCCAGGCCGTGGGCGAGGAGTCCGGCGGTGGTCTCGTGGCCGGCGACCAGAAGGTTGAAGGCCATGCTGGCGACCTCGGCGACGGTAAGGATCTCGTCGTCGCCGTCGCGGTAGCGCAGCGCCCGGGAGACGAAGTCGTCGCCGTCCAGGTCACCCCGGGCCCGCTGGTCGACCAGGTCCTGGCAGTAGTGCCAGAAGTCGAGCAGCGCCTGGGCCAGGCGTACCTGCTCGGCGGGGTCGGGCTGGCCCCAGACGAGGGCGATCTGTCCGTCGGCCCACTGCCGGATCCGGGCGGTGTCCCGGTCGGGCACGCCGAGGATGTCCAGCACCACCAGCAGGGGCAGCAGGGCGGTGAACTCTCCGACCAGGTCGACCACCTCGCCCCGGCGGGCGGCGACGGCCTCGACGAGTTCGTCGACCCGGCGCCGCACGATCGGCCCGTACTGGGCGGCGACCCGGGGACCGGTGTTGGCGAAGGTGGCCCGCAACGCCCGCCGGGTGCGGGTGTGCACCGGAGAGTCGGCCGCGGCCGTGGTCGGCGGCGCGTCGAGCCGCATCACGATCGCCAGCGCCTCGGGACACATCTCGTACACCGGCGCCAGGGTGAGCGCGTTGCCGAAACTGTCCGCGTCGCCGAACGCCTGCCGGACGTGCTCGTGCCGGCTGAGCACCCACATGCCGAGATCCTCGGCGTAGTGCACGCTCTCCGGACGGTCCAGCAGATCCCGCCACACCGTGGCCGGGTCGGTCAGATAGCTACCAGCGAACGGGCTGAGTTCCATGGCCGCCTCCTGGCCCACGCTCGGCGCGCTGTCGTAGGGATCCGATGGCGATCCGATGGCAATAGTGCACCCATCGGGAATCAGTTGCCCCGAAACTCCCGACGACATCTGGGAATCTCACGATGCGCTGTGGCAGACGGTAAGTCAAGGTATTCGTTTGTGCCATTGTATTGGCGCCGCCCCGGCGCACCGGGACGGCGCGGCGGAGGGCGCGCCGGCCCGGGGAGTGCAAGTTGCCGCCTGCACCTTGCCGGCTGGTCACACCGGCTGGTCGGACGTCACCCGCAGTTACCGGATCCCGGGCGAGCCGGGTCGCGAGACCCTCTCGGGACCGCCGGCCCTCCGGCCGGTACACCGTCCTGAAAGGACCGGATAATTGTGGCGCAAACAGTGCAGGCTGAGCGTTGGTTTGGGTAGATCGACGCCAATACCAATCAGCCCCGGAGGCGCACCCGTGACGTTCTGCGGAAACGCGTCGGTTCCCAAGTGGTCGCCGCACGGTCGCCGGGCCTCCCGGGACCATCGGGGCGGGCCGGGGCCTTGACATAAGTCGATCAAGGGACTGGTCTGTAACCACTCACCTCGACAACCCGTCAGGAGGTCCACGTTGGCCAGACAATGGTGGACGGCCACCGCCGCCACGCTGGTCCTGACCGCAGCGGCGCTCGGCAACCCGGGAGCGAGCATGGCCGCGCCCGACTCCGCGCCACCCGCCGCGAGCAGCCCGATCACCCTCGCCGCCGACGAGACCGCCCTGGTCCGCGTCCAGCTCCGCGACGAGGCACAGTTCCGGCAACTCCTCGCCGAGGGTGCCGACATCGCCAACCGGCCCCGGCAACGCGACGGTCAACTCCTCGCCGACCTGGTGCTCACCGGCCGGCAACTCACGGCGCTCACCTCGGCCGGCGCCGTCGCCCGGCAGGTGGTGCAGCGCGACGGCGACGCCGCCCGGCACTACACCGAGAGCATCCAGGCCGCGCAGGCGCGCAGCGCCGCCGGACGTGGCGCCCCGGCGGACCGGCGGGGAGTCGCCGTCGCCGCCGTCGACACCCTGCACTTCCTCCAGGCGTACTGGTGGACCAGTGGGGGGCGGACCTTCGTGCAGACCCAGGTGGCGACCACCGCCGCCGAGGACCCGGACGTGGAGATCACCGTCAACTGGCGTACCGCCGACGGCACCACCGGCAGCTTCCCGCTGGTCCGCTTCGCCGACGCCGGCGAATACCAGTACCACTACGCGCAGCCGCAACGGATTCCGGCCCGCCCGACCCAGGTCACCGCGACCTCCAGTCTCGGCGGGACCGCCCGGCCGACCACGCCGGCCAGGTGGCCGAACGCGACCCCGCCGGCCCTGCCCGAGGGCTACCAGTCCGACTTCATCGACGCGTACGTCACGCCGGTGGACGTACAGGCCCGGATCAAGCGGCTGGCCCGGCAGTACCGGAACCTGGTCGACGTCATCGACCTGCCGAACAAGACCCAGGGCTACCGGCGTACCGCCGCCGGTTACCTCGGCGACCCGGCCGCCGCCGCGATCGTGGTCGAGTCGGTGAAGTTCGGCGACCAGAAGATGAACGGCGTGCAGGTCCGCACCGTCGACCCCGGCCGGGCGAACCGCCCACTGTCGGCTACTTACCGTGACCGGGTGCTGACCATCTCGTTGGCCACCGACGCCGCCGGTAAGACCATCAGCACCACCGACCAGGTGGCGGCGTTCGTCTCCGCGCGGTACCCGCAGCACTTCTCGGCCTTCGTGGAGAACGGCTCCGCCGGGCTGCCGATGCCGGTCGCCGGCCCGGTACGCCTGGACGACGGCCTGGCCGGCGCCGAGGTGCCGAAGAAGCCGTGGACGGTACAGGCGCTGCGGATCGGCGTACACCGGGACGGCTCCCGGATCGGAGTGCTGGCGTACTCGCAGGAGCACGCCCGGGAGTGGGCGACCCCGCTGGTCACCCTGGAGTTCGCCGAGCGGCTGCTGGCCAACGCCAACACCGACCCGGCGACCCGGGAGCTGCTGGAGGCGGTCGACGTCTTCGTGATCCCGACGGTCAACCCGGACGGCGCGAACTACTCGTTCCACGACGCCAACTTCCAGCGCAAGAACCTGGTCAACCACTGCACCGGGGCACAGCGGGACCCGGCCAACCGGGACTCCTGGGGCGTGGACGTCAACCGGAACTACACGGTCGGCTCGCTCTTCGACGGCTACGCCGGGGCCAGCACCAACTGCCTCTCCGGCTCGTACGCCGGCACCGGCGAACTCTCCGAGCCGGAGAGCCGCAACGTGATCGACCTGGCCAAGGCGCACCCGAACATAAAGTTCGCGATGAACGTGCACAGCTACGGCGGGTACTTCATGTGGCCGCCGGGGGCGTACCAGGCCGAGGGGCGGATCCCGCTGCCCCGCCCGTCGATCGACGAGTCGAAGATGTTCCTGGACAGCGCCCGGCGGATCGTCTCGGCGATCGCCAGCGTGCGGGAGACCGTCACCTGGCCGTCCC from Plantactinospora sp. BC1 carries:
- a CDS encoding M14 family zinc carboxypeptidase; translated protein: MAAPDSAPPAASSPITLAADETALVRVQLRDEAQFRQLLAEGADIANRPRQRDGQLLADLVLTGRQLTALTSAGAVARQVVQRDGDAARHYTESIQAAQARSAAGRGAPADRRGVAVAAVDTLHFLQAYWWTSGGRTFVQTQVATTAAEDPDVEITVNWRTADGTTGSFPLVRFADAGEYQYHYAQPQRIPARPTQVTATSSLGGTARPTTPARWPNATPPALPEGYQSDFIDAYVTPVDVQARIKRLARQYRNLVDVIDLPNKTQGYRRTAAGYLGDPAAAAIVVESVKFGDQKMNGVQVRTVDPGRANRPLSATYRDRVLTISLATDAAGKTISTTDQVAAFVSARYPQHFSAFVENGSAGLPMPVAGPVRLDDGLAGAEVPKKPWTVQALRIGVHRDGSRIGVLAYSQEHAREWATPLVTLEFAERLLANANTDPATRELLEAVDVFVIPTVNPDGANYSFHDANFQRKNLVNHCTGAQRDPANRDSWGVDVNRNYTVGSLFDGYAGASTNCLSGSYAGTGELSEPESRNVIDLAKAHPNIKFAMNVHSYGGYFMWPPGAYQAEGRIPLPRPSIDESKMFLDSARRIVSAIASVRETVTWPSQTGPVADVLYSAAGNSADQLYYELGIFAWDFEVGNDIWNEATGEWEAVGFQPPFAEAHAESQEYASGLVELLRVARDYAAQQEEQDRS
- a CDS encoding cytochrome P450; translation: MELSPFAGSYLTDPATVWRDLLDRPESVHYAEDLGMWVLSRHEHVRQAFGDADSFGNALTLAPVYEMCPEALAIVMRLDAPPTTAAADSPVHTRTRRALRATFANTGPRVAAQYGPIVRRRVDELVEAVAARRGEVVDLVGEFTALLPLLVVLDILGVPDRDTARIRQWADGQIALVWGQPDPAEQVRLAQALLDFWHYCQDLVDQRARGDLDGDDFVSRALRYRDGDDEILTVAEVASMAFNLLVAGHETTAGLLAHGLEQALSTPGRWQRIADDPASVPAFLEEALRFGPAIDGWLRVTLRPVTIGGVTIPAGQRCLLLVGAANRDPATFTGPDRFDPDRDDVKDHLSFGYGPHFCIGAALARLEARIALVRLAEAIPGLRLVPGHVSSYKPNVAFRAHRMLPAVVDIAGAPGERTEDPPETFAGYAA